From a region of the Sebastes umbrosus isolate fSebUmb1 chromosome 10, fSebUmb1.pri, whole genome shotgun sequence genome:
- the golga4 gene encoding golgin subfamily A member 4 isoform X4, which produces MFKKLKQRINEEQSPQRSAQSPQQQQAQQMGSGERRSSQTPPFPHDGSPSPSDRESTPKGPARSPRGSINGDGSASPHREETPSFAQKLQLRVPSMESLIRGGATRAENLFRSPSKENLVRSSSRESLTPLGENDSPGAPTYDPPSDIESEAEEPPGSAETLSKEQLVHRLLRVERSLGKYRGKYSELVTAYRTVQRDKEKTQVILSQSQDKALRRIGELREELQMDQQAKKHLQDEFDAALEEKDQMITVLQTQVALLKKRAKVVSGAALPPDGDGPQSEDADPDSSTQSPLKEHGVEPEVTEREGNSDPTKLMEALQKRVTRQENLLQKCKEVMRTHKERSAQLGSENETLQEQLQERLQELEKMKELHTTEKTKLITQLRDAKNLIEQLEQDKGMVIAETKRQMHETLEMKEDEVARLRSRVQQTTSQKEELQEQKEKAEKSAFEELERALGVAQKADEARKQLQVQLEEQVKEVERASEEERRTLQQELTRVKQEVVTIMKRSSEETVAKMEKLHNEALAAKEEEMSARINKAVEQCKGEFAQLGKEREQQSSLALEDVELQKTALRNEADNRVKEIQLELEAARTRVLELESSLEKISQDGSSLSRELSSQLDELKAKHKEQISALKEKHRGQMEKHKGAQHKGAQQNNAALEELKEKHRAEVEALLKDKEQQFQAHVEDMNQKTLEKLDAKQAELEAVTAELSEALKSKQLLEEKLAAAENAHSSALQEHEKRFQDHMEKHNVELANIKQEHEQSLGGVEKSLKEELNALRIVLTEKEKEIKEQVLREKTLQDESHSTVQTLNVKVKELEELQQCLSQSQLESGSLKDSNAQLSKMSEDLDQCKKDLADLEHQLEVTKNDCQQKEKSLQELEHQLQQTKKELSEQEKSFTVELNTKQEEQTRLKKQLDDEKAAHEKKMKNAITELEAKLKTQETKMEKFKNKAKEMHESFKKKLQQNEENMKKELAKKERELQQTEQQVQEKIVEMAQKSSQGLSSTVSELQANHKEEVGKLHDTHKHEVEELEHRWQEKLGQQEEELTEKHSHILQEKAQELEEMSQRLSRGKEENEQASCDIKNLKEDLVIRETTVQKLQEELNEAAVKLESLSQGEALIKQQMESVERNLNQALNERNSLQDKLNTMKEESREKFKTLSGKLKEAEKQRKALEGSRCKESEELQNKCEETAVQLRAKEAEFNQQLTVIRNQMEHHCKEVQAKVEFGSDELCQRVECRLKELKDRLLCSQKKVVNLKNVILTKADRIRTLEENLRQQIEENKNLCISLEQMTAQVNAHTEHVKALTLEKENHSQSQALKIEELSEANRLITESMKTNEVHISNLESVASDLKNQLSSSIKEKEEAINQLRERQQAAAQMEENIERLEQERKSVLEQADALRISLSENEKKTETKLTQNDNTITSLQTRLGELEREISEKNEALQRLTASIDNQSISKSEMDQALSEKEQKVSGLTSALESSIGRLGELQEQLALKTSECEQLTADLKQQHSIRDDEKRELVEQLQQTQLQCTQNGNLEQEMVEKLRSLEEDNQKCRHKLESQREEFERMKEEIIKSKEESLKAAEEKLSAESARKVSELKKKAEQKIGQIKKQLTSQLEEKEQAIKALQTGLEEIKSNEVSGKQQAETLEEKSKTLEEALVKLKEEQEKEIEQILSNERLQKEKSLEEVKNLYEEKLSSLQRDAAQQGELKETESALHEIKEKLKEAEEQIGNLLAEIKHLKEEISAKDARLDEQQATMKQVQNQPELEAEVKVERSSMQQTEMENHSPMQEVDGDSLESLKNNLSQVKNEKEKIHKDFVRLQKDMRVLRKEHDHDLEYMKKELLEENEKNLKLELEDAEMKHNSTIKQLMREFNTQMALRERELDSAVKETIAKAQTVEEELITSHREEASQLRKAIGQKEDDLHRTVQKYEEVIQKTISKQKSYQMGDPGTTSYQIGSREEEMGDRVWQVQKELEELQAKGLDTTEMSAEELQAQLAEKTTLLSEARLKEQGFVERIHSLEDKIKCFHRTTVVTHLGSTFKEPVYNSSEPTENEYLRKVLFEYMMGRETKTMAKVITSMLKFPPDQAQKVLDKEDTKPVPWLR; this is translated from the exons cagATGGGCAGTGGAGAGCGGCGCAGCAGTCAAACCCCTCCGTTTCCTCACGATGGCTCACCGTCTCCCAGTGACAGAGAG AGCACCCCTAAAGGACCGGCGAGATCTCCCAGAGGTAGCATCAACGGGGATGGAAGTGCTTCTCCTCAC agagaggagacgcCGTCATTTGCACAGAAGCTGCAGTTAAGAGTTCCTTCGATGGAGTCGTTGATTCGCGGTGGAGCCACTCGGGCTGAAAACCTGTTCCGCTCCCCCTCTAAAGAAAACCTGGTCCGAAGCTCATCGCGTGAATCCCTGACGCCTTTGGGAGAAAACGACTCCCCGGGCGCCCCCACATACGATCCCCCCTCAGACATCGAGAGTGAGGCCGAGGAGCCACCAGGAAGCGCAGAGACGCTCTCCAAAGAGCAGCTGGTGCACCGACTGCTTAGAGTGGAGAGGAGCCTGGGGAAGTACAGAGGGAAGTACTCAGAG CTGGTTACTGCGTACCGAACAGTACAAcgagataaagaaaaaacacag GTCATCCTCAGTCAGAGTCAAGATAAAGCTCTCCGCAGGATAGGGGAGCTGCGCGAG GAGCTTCAAATGGACCAGCAGGCAAAGAAACACCTACAAGACGAGTTTGATGCTGCGCTGGAAGAGAAAGACCAGATGATCACTGTACTCCAAACACAG GTTGCTCTGTTGAAGAAACGAGCCAAGGTGGTCTCTGGCGCCGCTCTGCCACCTGATGGTGACGGCCCTCAATCTGAAGACGCAGATCCAGACTCGTCCACACAAAGTCCTTTGAAGGAGCACGGAGTAGAGCCTGAAGTCACTGAGA GAGAGGGCAACAGTGATCCAACCAAACTTATGGAGGCTCTACAGAAGAGAGTGACGAGGCAGGAAAACCTGCTGCAGAAGTGCAAAGAAGTGATGCGAACACACAAGGAGCGCAGCGCCCAGCTGGGCAGCGAGAACGAAACTCTGCAGGAGCAGCTGCAGGAGAGACTGCAGGAGCTGGAGAAGATGAAG GAGCTGCACACAACGGAAAAGACTAAGTTGATCACTCAGCTGCGCGATGCCAAGAACCTCATTGAGCAACTGGAGCAGGACAAG GGAATGGTCATCGCTGAGACGAAGCGCCAGATGCATGAGACTCTGGAAATGAAAGAAGACGAGGTCGCACGGCTCCGCTCCAGGGTCCAGCAGACTACGTCCCAGAAAGAAGAATTACAGGAACAGAAAGAGAAGGCTGAGAAATCAG CATTTGAGGAACTTGAGCGGGCGCTGGGTGTAGCTCAGAAGGCGGACGAGGCCCGAAAGCAGCTGCAGGTTCAGCTGGAGGAGCAAGTGAAAGAGGTCGAAAGGGCCagcgaggaagagaggaggactcTGCAGCAGGAACTCACACGAGTCAAACAGGAGGTCGTCACCATCATGAAG agATCATCGGAGGAAACGGTCGCCAAAATGGAAAAACTCCACAATGAAGCTTTGGCTGctaaagaagaagagatgagtGCCAGAATCAACAAAGCTGTG GAGCAATGCAAAGGGGAGTTTGCCCAGTTAGGGAAGGAGCGGGAGCAGCAGTCCTCTCTGGCTCTGGAGGACGTAGAGTTACAGAAGACGGCTCTGAGGAATGAAGCTGATAACAGGGTCAAAGAGATACAGCTGGAGCTGGAAGCTGCAAGAACT AGAGTATTGGAGCTGGAGAGCTCTCTGGAGAAGATCTCACAAGATGGATCCAGTCTGTCCCGTGAACTTTCCAGTCAGTTGGACGAGCTGAAGGCTAAACACAAAGAGCAAATCTCTGCTTTAAAGGAAAAGCACCGGGGGCAGATGGAAAAGCACAAGGGCGCCCAGCACAAGGGCGCCCAGCAGAATAACGCTGCCCTCGAGGAGCTcaaggaaaaacacagagctGAAGTGGAGGCTCTTCTGAAAGATAAAGAACAGCAGTTCCAAGCACACGTTGAAGACATGAACCAGAAGACTTTGGAGAAACTGGATGCAAAGCAAGCCGAGCTGGAGGCAGTTACCGCTGAACTTTCTGAGGCTTTGAAGAGTAAACAGCTTCTGGAGGAGAAGTTGGCGGCAGCCGAGAATGCTCATAGTTCAGCTCTGCAGGAACATGAGAAGAGGTTTCAGGATCACATGGAAAAGCACAATGTAGAGCTCGCAAATATCAAACAGGAGCACGAGCAGTCACTTGGAGGTGTAGAGAAAAGTCTGAAGGAGGAACTTAACGCGTTGAGGATTGTTCTGacggaaaaggaaaaggaaattaAAGAACAAGTCCTGAGAGAaaaaacactacaagatgaGTCACATTCCACTGTACAAACATTAAATGTCAAGGTtaaggagctggaggagctgcaacaATGTTTATCACAATCCCAGCTGGAAAGTGGGAGCCTAAAGGACTCCAATGCACAGTTAAGTAAGATGTCAGAGGATCTTGATCAATGTAAGAAGGATTTGGCAGATTTGGAGCATCAGTTGGAAGTAACAAAGAATGACTGTCAACAAAAAGAGAAGTCGCTTCAAGAACTTGAGCACCAATTACAACAGACCAAAAAGGAGCTCTCGGAGCAGGAGAAGTCGTTCACTGTAGAGCTGAACACTAAGCAGGAAGAGCAAACTCGCCTCAAGAAACAGCTGGATGATGAAAAGGCTGCCCACGAGAAGAAGATGAAAAACGCCATAACTGAGCTGGAAGCTAAGCTGaaaacacaggagacaaaaatggaaaagtttaaaaacaagGCCAAAGAAATGCACGAGAGTTTTAAGAAAAAGCTTCAGCAGAATGAGGAAAACATGAAGAAGGAACTCgcaaagaaggagagagagcttCAGCAGACGGAGCAGCAAGTTCAAGAGAAAATTGTCGAGATGGCCCAAAAAAGTTCCCAAGGCCTCAGCAGTACAGTGTCAGAGCTGCAGGCCAACCATAAGGAGGAAGTGGGGAAGCTACacgacacacacaagcatgagGTCGAGGAGCTGGAGCACCGTTGGCAGGAGAAGTTAggacagcaggaggaagagttaacggaaaaacactcacacatactACAGGAGAAGGCTCAGGAGCTGGAGGAAATGTCTCAGCGGCTCAGCAGAGGCAAAGAGGAAAACGAGCAGGCGTCGTGCGATATAAAGAATTTAAAGGAGGACCTGGTAATCCGAGAAACCACCGTGCAGAAGCTGCAGGAAGAGCTTAACGAAGCAGCGGTCAAGCTCGAAAGTTTGTCTCAGGGCGAAGCGTTGATCAAACAGCAAATGGAGTCAGTGGAGAGGAACCTCAATCAGGCTCTGAACGAGAGAAACTCCCTCCAAGACAAGCTCAACACGATGAaggaagagagcagagagaagttCAAGACCTTGTCGGGAAAGTTGAAGGAAGCAGAGAAGCAGCGAAAAGCACTGGAAGGGTCCAGATGTAAGGAAAGCGAGGAGTTGCAGAATAAATGTGAGGAAACTGCCGTTCAGCTGCGAGCCAAGGAAGCAGAGTTCAATCAGCAGTTAACGGTGATCAGAAACCAAATGGAGCATCACTGTAAGGAGGTTCAGGCTAAAGTGGAGTTTGGATCTGATGAACTCTGTCAGAGAGTTGAATGTAGGTTGAAAGAGCTGAAAGACAGACTGCTCTGTAGCCAGAAAAAGGTAGTGAATCTCAAAAACGTCATCCTCACTAAAGCAGATAGAATTCGCACTTTAGAGGAGAATCTCCGCCAGCAGATAGAGGAGAATAAAAATCTATGCATTTCATTAGAACAGATGACTGCTCAGGTAAACGCTCACACGGAGCACGTCAAAGCCTTAACGCTCGAGAAAGAGAATCATTCTCAGTCTCAAGCTCTAAAAATCGAGGAGCTGAGCGAAGCAAACAGACTCATAACGGAAAGCATGAAAACAAACGAGGTGCACATCAGTAACCTGGAAAGCGTCGCCAGCGACCTGAAAAATCAGCTATCGAGTAGCataaaagagaaggaggaagccATAAatcagctgagagagagacaacaggCTGCTGCTCAAATGGAGGAGAACATTGAGAGATTAGAGCAGGAGAGGAAGTCTGTGTTAGAGCAGGCAGATGCACTCAGGATCAGTCTGTCTGAGAATGAAAAGAAGACGGAGACGAAGCTCACCCAGAATGACAACACTATCACATCTCTGCAGACCAGGCTTGGTGAGCTGGAGCGTGAAATCTCCGAAAAGAACGAAGCCCTTCAAAGGCTGACGGCAAGTATCGACAATCAGTCCATCAGCAAGTCCGAGATGGACCAGGCGTTGAGCGAGAAGGAGCAGAAGGTCAGCGGGCTCACCTCGGCGCTGGAGAGTAGCATCGGTCGACTCGGTGAGCTTCAGGAGCAATTAGCCTTAAAGACGAGCGAGTGCGAACAACTCACGGCCGACCTCAAACAGCAGCACAGCATCAGGGATGATGAGAAGAGAGAGTTGgtggagcagctgcagcagaccCAGCTACAGTGCACCCAGAACGGTAATTTGGAGCAGGAGATGGTGGAAAAGCTCCGCTCCCTCGAGGAAGACAACCAAAAGTGTCGACACAAGCTTGAAAGTCAAAGGGAGGAATTTGAAAGGATGAAAGAGGAGATCATCAAGAGCAAAGAGGAGAGTCTGAAGGCGGCCGAGGAGAAGCTATCCGCAGAGAGCGCTCGGAAAGTATCGGAGCTGAAGAAGAAAGCTGAGCAGAAAATCGGTCAGATTAAGAAACAGCTAACCTCGCAGCTCGAGGAGAAAGAGCAAGCGATCAAGGCTCTTCAGACCGGCCTGGAGGAAATCAAGAGCAATGAGGTGTCTGGCAAACAACAAGCAGAAACACTGGAGGAGAAATCAAAAACACTCGAGGAAGCGCTCGTCAAGCTCaaggaggagcaggagaaagAAATCGAACAGATTCTGAGTAATGAGAGGCTCCAGAAAGAAAAGTCTTTAGAGGAAGTGAAAAACTTGTACGAAGAGAAGCTGTCTTCACTTCAGAGAGATGCAGCACAACAAGGGGAGCTCAAAGAAACTGAATCAGCGCTGCACGAAATCAAGGAAAAGCTCAAAGAAGCAGAAGAGCAGATTGGAAACCTGCTCGCAGAAATAAAGCACCTGAAAGAAGAAATTAGTGCGAAGGATGCCCGGCTCGATGAACAGCAGGCGACTATGAAGCAGGTACAAAATCAACCAGAACTTGAGGCCGAGGTGAAGGTGGAACGTAGCAGCATGCAGCAAACCGAGATGGAAAACCACTCTCCGATGCAAGAAGTGGACGGCGATTCTCTGGAGTCTCTGAAGAACAATCTGAGTCAGGTGAAGAACGAGAAAGAGAAAATCCACAAGGACTTCGTCAGGCTGCAGAAAGACATGCGAGTACTGAGGAAGGAGCACGATCACGACCTGGAGTACATGAAGAAAGAGCTGTTGGAGGAGAATGAGAAAAATCTGAA ACTGGAGCTGGAGGATGCGGAGATGAAGCACAACTCTACCATCAAGCAGTTAATGAGGGAGTTCAACACACAgatggctttgagagagagggaacTTGATTCAGCGGTGAAGGAGACCATTG CGAAGGCCCAGACTGTAGAGGAAGAGCTCATCACTAGCCATCGTGAAGAAGCCAGTCAGCTGAGAAAGGCGATTGGCCAGAAGGAGGATGATTTGCACAGAACTGTTCAGAAATATGAAGAGGTTATACAG